The nucleotide window TGTCCTGCGAGATGTAGCCCACCTTCCTGCGAAGATCGGCCACGTCCATCTGCCGGAGATCGATGTCGCCCACCTGAACCGAGCCCTCAACGGGCTGGTACAGCCCCACGCAGAGCTTGCCCAGGGTGGACTTGCCCGCGCCGGTGCGGCCAACGATGCCCACCTTCTCGCCCGGTTTGAGCTTCAGGTTGACGTTGTGGAGCACGGCCTTGTCAGTGCCGGGATAGCTGAACCCCACGTCGGTCAGCGACACGGACGGCTCGATGACCCCGTAATGGAAGGCCTCCTTGTCCTCGGGACGCTCGCTGGGCATGGCCATGAGCATGTCCAGGGCATTCAGGGCCATCCGGGACTGCTGGAACCTGGAGAGCAGCCCGGCCACGGCGGAAAGCGGGGCCATGGACCGGCCCGCCAGGATGTTGCTGGCGATCAGGCCGCCGACGGTCATCTCGCCCTCGGAGATGAGGAACACGCCGATGATGACCACGGACACGGACACCAGCTGGGTGATGAACACGGAAAAGGTGATGGAAATGTTGGCCAGGACCTTGGCCCGGCTGTTGGACTGGGCGGACATGCCGACCACGTTCTCCCAGCGGGCCTGCATGCGGCCCTCGGCCATGGAGGTCTTGATGGTCTCCAGCCCCTGCACGATCTCGAACAGGAGCGCGTTCTTCTGGGTGGACTCCTTGTAGTGGTTCTCGATGATGTGCTGGAAGGGAATCTGGAGAAACACCCCGAACAGGACCACCAGGGGCACGGCGATGAAGATGGGGTAGGCGATGGGGCCGCCTATATAATAGATGATCAGGATGAACAGGAACAAAAACGGCAGGTCTATGAGCGCCACCAGCGACGACGAGCTGAAAAATTCGCGCAGGGATTCGAACTCGCGGATGTTGTTGGCCACGGCACCCGCCGATTCCGGCATGTGGTCCAGCCGGGCGGACATGAGGTGGTTCATGATCTTTGATCCGATGAGCACGTCCGCGTTGCGGCCCGCCACGTCCACGAAATAGCTGCGCAGGTTCTTGAGCAGGAAGTCGAAGATGTAGGCCACGGCGATGCCGATGGCCAGGACCCAGAGCGTGTCCATGGCGTTGTTGGGGATGACCCGGTCATACACGTTCATGATGAACAGCGGCGAGGCCACGATGATGATGTTGGTCATGATGGACGCGCCCACCACGTGCTTGTAGATGGGCCAGAACCGGGCGATGACGCCCCAAAACCATCGCTTGGTCTTGAGCAGCTTGAGCTCGCTGGCGCGCTTGTCCAGCTTGGACTTGCGGTGGCAGAGGATCGCGTACCCGGTGTATTCCTCCTCGAGCTTGGCCAGCGGGATCTCGGTCTCGTCCATGCCGTGGCCGGGGATCATGACCCGGGCCGTGGTCTTGGTGGTGTCCATCAGGACGCAGGCGTTGCCGCCGCGCAGCAGCAGGATGCACGGCAGGACCAGCTTGGTGATGGTCCGAAGCTTCTCGCGGTACACGGTCTTGGCGGTGATGCCGATGCGCTCGGCGCTGCGCACGATGGAGGCGGCGGTGATGACCCCTTCCTTCTGCGGGATGCCCGACTTGAGCGTGGCCGACGACACCGGCTTGCCCAGCAAACGGCTGATGATGGACAGGCAGATGACCAGGGGCGGCTGGAAGTCGATGTCCTTGGGGGTCAGCCGCTCGTCCGGCTCGACCCGCTTCGCGGGCATGGGCTGGCCTGGCTGCATGGGCTGGCCTGGCTGCATGGGCTGGCCTGGCTGCATGGGCTGGCCTGGCTGCATGGGCTGGCTGGGTTGTTCCTGCGCTCCGGCACCCGCCTGCTTTGCCTGCGCGGCTCCGTTGGGCCTGGAAACGAGACCGGGGTCGCCGCCTTGGGGCGGCTTTGCCGCGCTCCCTGCTCCCTTTTTCACGGGCGGCTGCCCGGGCGAACCGGGCTTGGTGCCGATGCCGGGCGATTTCGGCACGGTGTTTCCGGCGGGTGCCGACTTGGAGCCGGGCGCCTTGGCCGAGGCGGGTTTGGAATCGGGCTTGGCCGATGGCTTTTTCTCAGAAGGCATAGACTTCACTTGGGTATGGATTGATGCAAGCCGAAATGAACCCGCCGGTCGCGGGCTTCGTCCACTACTTACAGTATAGGATCATAATCTTTCCCGTGAGAGGAATTTTGTCAAGAACCAATTGCGTTTATCCAAACTAATCCGAGGTATTCGCAATCGTGTTCCACTCCTCCGGGACCAGGGAAATCTTGCCCGACGCCTTGCCCTGTTCCCAGTAGCGATAGGCCTCGCCGACGTCGGTGAAATCAAAGCGGCGATCGTCCACGAACACGGCCAGTCCGTCCTCGTCCACCAGGCCGGACACGTTGGCCAGGATTTCACCGTGCAGCTCCCTCCCCTCTCCCGTGAGCATGGGCAACAGCATGAAGACCACGTGCAGGGACAGCCCCCGCGCATGCAACAGGCTGAGATCATGGGAAGATCGCGTGGCGGTTGAGACGACCTGCCCGCCTATGCGCGCGGCGGCGAAGGACTGGTCCAGCACGGTGCCGCCCACAGTGTCGAAAACCACGTCAAACCCCCTGCCGCCGGTGAACCCGTCCACGTATTCCTCGACCTTGGTCTCGCGGTAGTAGATCGGGATGCCGCCCAGGGCCTCCACCACGGCGCCCTTCTCCTCCGTGGAAACCGTGGCGTACACCTCGGCCCCGGCGTGGACGCCGAGCTGCACGGCCATATGGCCCACGCCGCCCGCCCCGCCGTGCACCAGCAACGTCTGGCCCCGGCTGACCGAGGCCTTGTCGAACAGGCCGAGCCAGGCGGTGATGGACACCAGGGGCAGACAGGCCGCGTCCGCAGGGGCCATGCAGGCAGGGGTGGGCGCGAGCAGCCGCTCGTCCGCAACCATGTACTCGGCCAGCGCGCCGGGCAGGTCGTCCAGGCCGCCCGCGCAACCCATGACCTGGTCGCCCACGCGGAAACGCGACCTGCCGCCGGTCTCCACCACCTCGCCGGCCACGTCCATGCCGAGCAGGGCGGGCAGGGGCGGGGCAAAGGAGAGCAGGTTGCCCAGCGTGGCGATCTTGTTGTCGATGGGGTTGAAACTGGACCCGGCGACCCGGATCAGGACCTGGCCCGGGCCGGGGACGGGCTTTTCGATGTCGTGTTCCGCGAAACGGTGTTCCGGACCGTATTCTTCCAGCAGCATGGCTTTCATGGACGTCCTCCCTACTGCCCCAACAATACAGCTTGCACAGGTTTGTGTACAGCCCCGATGTTTTTTACCCATGACGGCGACGGGAAAGATGTGGACCAAACCGGCGGGGTGGTCCATCATGTATGGATGATGCGCACGCGAGACAGACAACCGCTCGAACAGCCCGGGGTGCTGCCCATGACCCGCGAGGAGATGGACCGCCTCGGCTGGAACGAGCTGGACATCCTTCTGGTCACGGGCGACGGCTACGTGGACCACCCCTCCTTCGGGGCCGCCCTGCTCGGCCGCTGGCTGGTGCACCACGGATTTCGCACCGGCATCTGCGCCCAGCCCGCCTGGGACCGGCCCGAGGACATCTCCCGCATGGGACGGCCCCGGCTGTTCGCGGGCGTCACCGCCGGATCGCTGGACTCCATGCTCGCCCACTACACCGCCTTCCGCAAGAAGCGCCACGACGACGCCTACACCCCGGGCGGCAAGGCGGGCGCACGCCCCAACCGGGCCTCCATGGCCTACACCAACGTTGTCCAGCGGGCCTTCCCCGGGCTGCCGGTCATCCTGGGCGGCATCGAGGCATCCCTGCGGCGCATCTCGCACTACGATTTCTGGACGGACGCGGTACGCAAATCCATCCTCCTGGATTCCAAGGCAACAGCCATCACCTACGGCATGGCCGAAAATTCCATCATCACCCTGGCCGACACCATCGAGACCATTCTCGACGAGACGGGCGAGGTGGACGTCAAGGCGCTCAGACCGCAAATCGCCGGGCTGCCCGGCCTGGTCACGGCAGGCGGGCGGGATGACGTCCCCGACACGTTCCCGGTCATGGAGCTGCCCTCGCACGAGGCCATCCTGGCCGACCCTAAACAGCTCATCCAGGCCACCATCCTGCTCGAACGCCAGGTCCACCAGAACACGCACACCGCCGTGCAGGAAGCCGGGGGACGGCTGGTCATCCTGACCCCGCCCGGCCCGCTCCTCGACACCGCCGGATTGGACGAGCTGGCCGGACTGCCCTTCTCGCGGCTGGCCCACCCCTCATACAGGGAGCGCATCCCGGCGGCGGACATGATCCAGGCCAGCGTGACCACCCACCGGGGGTGTTCGGGCGGTTGCTCCTTCTGCACCCTGGCCCTGCACCAGGGGCGGACCATCCGCTCCCGCAGCACCCGATCCATCCTGTCCGAGGTCAAGGCCATCGCCAAGACCCCCGGCTGGACCGGCTCCATCTCCGACGTGGGCGGCCCCAGCGCCAACATGTGGGGCGCGCACTGCGCCGCCGACCAGTCCGAGTGCACCCGGGCGAGCTGCCTGACCCCGCGCATCTGCAAGCACTACCTGGTGACGCAAAAGGACTTCGTGGACCTGCTCCGGGCGGTGAACGATCTTCCCTCGGTCAAACACGTGCGGGTGGCCTCGGGCTGGCGCATCGACCTCGGCCTCACGGACATGCCCGCCCTGGCCGCCCTGGTCCGCGAATTCGTCGGGGGCCAGGCCAAGATAGCCCCGGAACATCAGGCGGACCGCGTCCTCAAGCTCATGCGCAAACCGGGTTTCGAGGCCTTTGAGCGGTTCCTCGAACTGTTCGACCGGGAATCGAAAAAAGCGGGCAAGAAGCAATACGTCGTCCCCTACCTCATGTCCGCCTTCCCCGGCTGCACCGACGACGACATGCGCTCCCTGGCCAACTGGCTGAAGGCCCGCGGCTGGAAGCCGGAACAGGTCCAATGCTTCATCCCCCTGCCCGGCACGGCCGCCGCCGCTATGTTCCACGCGGAAACCGACATGCAGGGCAACCCCATCACGGTGGCAAAGACCGACGCCGAACGCATGCGCCAGCACGCCATCCTCATTCCCTCCAAAGGACAGCCGCCCGGGAAAAAGCACCCGGGAGGACCCGGCAGAAAGGCCGGGCCGGGGAAAGGGCCGGGCCGCCGCCGAAAATAGACGCGGACAAGCCAACAATATTGCAGATATGTATAGCCATTTTTGCAAAATTACATTTTTGTCAACCACCACCTCTCGTTGACATCCGACAACCAACCGGTATTACAGTCATTATCTCATTCCGAAAACATGGCACCGTGCTTGCTAACCACAAGTATGTCCATGACCGTCCACCGACTGAAGCTCTCCGCCCTGCTGGCCATATGCCAGGTCATCGACCAGGCCATCGACCTGGAGTCGGCCCTGGACGGCGTCCTGCAGATTCTGTCAGAGCTGCTGTCCATGCAGCGGGCCACGGTCACCCTCTACGATCCCGAAACCGGGCACCTGTCCATCAACGCATCCTACGGCCTGACCGTTGAGGAGCGGAAACGCGGCGTGTACCGGCTGGACGAGGGCGTGACCGGGCGCATCTTCCAGACCGGAGAGCCGTTCTACGTTCCGGACATCGAGAAGGAGCCTTTGTTCCTGGACAAGACCGGGTCGCGGCGGGTCCAGCGCGGCGGGATATCCTTCATCGGCGTGCCCATCATCCTGCACGGCGACCCCATCGGCGTGCTCACCGTGGACCGGTTGTTCGAGGACGAGGTGGAGTTCGAGGAGGACGTCGCCTTCCTCAAGGTCGTGGCCACCCTGATCGGGCAGTTCATCAGCCTCAATGAAAAAATCAAGGCCCGCGAGGCGGCCCTGAAACGGGAAAACACCTCCCTCAAGTACCAGATTTCCAAGAACACCAAGGGCCCGTACATCGTGGGCCAGAGCTCATCCATGGTCGAGGTGCAGCGGCAGATGGAAAAGGTCTCGCCCACGCGGGCCACGGTCCTGCTGCTGGGCGAATCCGGCGTGGGCAAGACGCTCATCGCCCGGATCATCCACGAGCTCTCCGAACGTGCGGGCAGCCCGTTCATCAAGGTCAACTGCGCCTCCATCCCGGGCAACCTGCTGGAGTCCGAGCTCTTCGGCCACGAAAAGGGCGCGTTCACCGGGGCCACCGCCTCCCGGCCCGGCCGATTCGAGGAGGCGGACACGGGCACCATCTTTCTGGACGAGATCGGCGAACTCCCCCTGGGGCTGCAGGCCAAGTTCCTGCGCGTGCTCCAGGACAAGGAGCTGGAACGCCTCGGCGGCGGCCGCACCCGGTCCATCGACGTGCGCATCCTGGCCGCCACCAACCGGGACCTCGGCGACCTGGTTGAACGCGGCAAGTTCCGGCTGGACCTCTACTACCGGCTCAACGTCTTCCCCATCCGCATCCCGCCGCTGCGGGAACGCAAGGAGGACATCACCAGCCTGCTCAACCATTTCCTGCACAAGATGGCCGACGACTATGGGCGCAGCATCCACCTCACCGCCACGGCCCTGGACGCGCTCATCCGCTACGACTGGCCCGGCAACGTGCGCGAGATGCAGAACCTCATCGAGCGGCTGGTCATCATGACGGACAATGACCGCATCACCCTGGAATTTCTCAAGTCCTACCTCGCCCCCGGCCAGACCCCGGTCGTCGAGGAGACCCTCCCCCTGTCCGAAGGGCTGCCCCACCGCACCTCGCTCAAGGAATTCGAGCGCAACGAGGTCATGGCCGCCCTGGAACGGTCCGGCTGGGTACAGTACAAGGCCGCCGACGCACTGGGCCTTTCCGCCCGGCAGATGGGCTACCGGGTCAAGAAGTACGGCCTGGAGACCATGATAGCGGAAGGCCGCGCACGGCTCAGGCGCATGAAGGAAACGCAGATGTAAATTTCGGCATCGATACCTCCACAACCCCCACGAAGACACCCCCTGCCCCCGGCATACGGCAGGGGGTGTCGGGTTTTGGACTTCCCCGCCGCAGGAATGCAAGAAAGGCCCCGCCGAAGTTCGGCGGGGCCTTTCTCGCGTAATTTCAAATCCGATTATTCAACCGCACCCAGGGTGCGCACCGAGGCGATTTTCTCCCAATCATAGTAGGTGTTGATGTTCATGCCGTCCTTGGTGCAGGTGACGCGCACGAACTCCTCGCCCAGAAACAAGGTGGCCCCTTCGTAGACCTCGCCCTCGTTGACCTGAATCTTCACGTCCTTTCGAAGCTTGCGGGACATGGTTCCCTGCACCGGCTTGGACGCGTACTCGAACACTTTCTCCAATGTCGCCTTGTTCATTCGTTTCTCCTTGGAAGTTGTTGGACACCAGAGCCGGGGTTAACGTCTCAAAAGTGGTTGAGTGCAAGGCGCGAGGAAAAGCCAGGGCCGAAGCGTATAAACAATACGCGAGGGTCTGGCTTTTCCGAAGCAACGCAGCAATCGGCCGCTTTTCAGCCGTTAACCGCAGCCGGCTCCGCCGCCCGCACACCCGCTGCCGATACCGCATTTGCGGACCTTGAGCGCGTTCATGTCGCCGCCTTCGAAGACGAAGCGCAGGGCGTCCTCGATGAACCCGTCAACCACGTGGGAATGAATGCCGTGCTCCTCGAGCAGCATGCGCGGGGTCTCGCCTATGGCCGCGCACAACACGGCCCGGCAATCCTTCAGGGTCGCGGCCAGCTCGGACCACCGCTGGGGGCCGCAGCCCGCCTCCGGGGCCTTGCGTTCCTCGACCAGCGCATACCCGCCGGTATCGGACTCGCCCCAGATCTGGAAGGACTTGGCCTCGCCCAGGTGCTGGTTGACCAGCATGCCCTCGCGGGTGGCCACGGCCACGTGCGGACGCGGGGTGTTGACCTCCAGGGGCTTGAGCTTGGAGCACGCCCGGAGCGTGCCGCACAGGGCAACGGACTGGTCGTCGTTGAGCAACCCGACCGCGTCGGCGCGGCACCGCTTGCAGTGGGTCATCTGGTCGATGAATTCGCCCGCTTCCTTGCGCAGGGGCAGCACGGTCTCGCGGCCCGGCTCGGGAATCTCGGAAAACGGCGTGTCCTCGGTGGGCTTGAGCGGGATCATGTTCTGGATGTCCGCGCCAAGCCCGGCACACACCCTGCCGACCTCGACGATGTGGTGGTCGTTGACGCCGGGGATGATGATGGAGTTGATCTTGACCGTGATGCCGCGCTCCTTGAGGCCCTTGATGGCCGCGAGTTGGCGGCCCAGCAGGATCTCCGCGCCCTTCTCGCCGTGGTAGACCACGTTGCCGTCGCGGACCCAGGCGTAGATTTTCGCCCCGATGGCCGGATCAACGGCGGAGACGGTGATGGTCACATGGGACACGCCCAGGGCGGCGATGTCGTCCAGGTAGGGCAGGATGCCCATGCCGTTGGAGGACAGGCAGAAGAGCAGGTGCGGATGGCGCTCGTTCAGGAGCCGCATGGTCTCCAGGGTCTCGGCGGGGTTGGCGAAGGGGTCGCCCGGACCGGCGATGCCGGCCACGGTGATGCGCGGCTCCTTTGCCAGGACCTTGTCCATGTACTCCGCGGCCTGGAACGGCTTGAGGATGCCGGAGGTCACGCCTGGGCGGGACTCGTTCACACAGTCGTACTTGCGGTTGCAGTAGTTGCACTGGATGTTGCACTTGGGGGCCACGGGCAGATGCACGCGACCGCAATTTCCGGCTTCCGCCTTGTTGAAGCAGGGGTGCTTGGTGGTATCCTTATGCATGGTGCTCTCCTGTCGTTGAGGTGTGTAACAGGTTGACTTCTAAATATATCCGTAGCCGACAGAAGAATCGGCCTGCTTCTTTTCGATGACCGCGTTGACCACTCTGTCAAAGAGGTTCAAGGCCCCCTTGTAGCCCAGGGTGAGTATGCGCTGACCGCCGAAACGGTCGTGGACGGGGAAACCCACGCGGACCAGAGGCACGCCCCACGCCTCGGCGTAGCGGTACCCCTTGGAATGGCCGATGAGCAGGTCCGGCTTCAGGGACTCGGCCTCGGCTGCGATGTCATGGAAATCCACCGCCTCTCGCACCTCGGGGGCCATTCGGGCCACGCCGTCCGTGACGCGGGAGATGGCCGCTTCCAGCCCCTTGCCCCGCGCGCCGGTCCCGGCCAGGACCACGTCCACACCGATCTCGGCCAGAAAGGCGCACAGCCCGACCACCAGGTCCTCTTCGCCGTAAACCACGGCCCGCTTGCCGAACACGTACTTGTGGCCGTCCACGTAGGCGTCGATGAGACGGCCCCGTTCCAGCTCAAAGCGGCGCGGCACGGGATTGCCGGAAACACTTTCCAGGGTCTCGAACAAGGCGTCCGACTCGCGCAACCCCATGGGCAGGCCGATGCGGTGGTTGGTCACGCCGAACCGCTTTTCCAGGCTGGTGCCCCCCGTCTGCTTGGGCAGGCAACGGCCGAACTCGATGGTCGCCTTGGCGCCGGACATTTCCCTGATCTCGCTGACCGGGGTGCCGCCGGAGGGAATCTTCACGTAATCCTCGAGCGCCGGGCCATCCAGGGTCTCGGAGATGTCGGGCAGAATGGTGGCCGGAATGCCGAAGTCGCGGCAGATGTCGAACAGATGCCGGACGTCCTCGCAGGAGACCATGTTGGGCAGGATGCTCACCCGGCCGGTCTCCGGGACCTTGGCTGTGCAGAGCTGCTCCACCAGGGAACGGACCGCGCCGTGCCACCCGTCCGTGTGCGTGCCGGAGTAGCTCGGGGTGGACACCTCCACCAGTTCGGGCAGATCCAGATCGCCGAACTCGTCGCGGAATTCCTTGAGATTCATGGGCACGTCGTCGCCGATGGTCTCGGTCAGGCAGGTGGTGGCCACGCCGATGACCTGCGGCTCGTACTTCTTCATGACGTTGAGGATGCCCTTCTTGAGGTTCGGGCCGCCGCCGTAGATGGCGTTCTTCTCGCCCAGCGCAGAGGAGGCGATGTCCACGGGCTCGCGAAAATGGGAAATGATGTACCGCCGCATGTAGGTGGCGCACCCCTGGGAACCGTGCAGGAACGGGATGGCCCCCTCCACGCCCCGGAAGGCCATGGAGGCCCCCAGCGGCGTGCACAGCTTGCAGGCGTTGGTGGTGGAAACGAAATTGGGCTTGGGCGTCTTGACCTTACTCATTGACGGCCTCCTTCTTTTCTTCGGTCATGCGGCCCGCGCGGCGGGGCACGAACTGCCAGACCGGGGACATGGCCGAGGCGTGGATTTCGCGGGCGAAGTTGAGCATGCCCACGAACCCTTCCAGGGCTTCCTTGCGCTCGTGGTTGTGGTCGCAAAACCCCACGCCGAGCTTGAAGGCGATGGGCCGCTCCTTGACCCCGCCCACGAACACGTCCACGTCCTTCTCCTTGATGAAGTGGGACAGCTCCAGCGGGTTGGCGTCGTCGATGATGACCGTGCCGGGATCGGTGATCTGTTCCAGTTCGGCGTAGTCTTCCCTGGTGCCGGTCTGGGAACCGACCAGGACCACCTTCATGCCCAGGTGACGGAAGGCCTTGACCAGGGAAAAGGCCTTGAAGGAACCGCCCACGTACATGGCGACCTTCTTGCCTTCCAGGTCCTTGCGGTAGCGGGCCAGCTCGGGCATGAGCACCTGCAGCTCCTCCTTGACGAGCTTCTGGGTGCGCTCCAGGATGCCGGGGTCCTTGTCCTTGAAGAAGTCGGCGACCTTGTACAGGGAGTCGGCCATGTCCTCGATGCCGAGGTAGGAGACCCGCTCGTACGGGATGCCGAACTCCTCTTCCATCATCTTGGCCAGGTCGAGGGTCGCCCCCGAACACTGGACCAGGTTCAGGGCCGCGCCGTGACAGCGCTGGATGTCCGCCACCCGGCCGTCGCCGGTGACGTTGGCCACCACCTGGACACCCATCTTCTCGAAGTACTCGCGGATGATCCAGATTTCACCGGCCAGGTTGAAGTCGCCGAAAATATTAATGGAAAGAGGCGATATGTCCGAAACGTCGCCATTGCCGATGAGCTTGAACATGGCCTTGCAGGCGGCCAGGTAACCCTCGCGCTTGCTGCCCTTGAAGCCTTCGGACTGAACCGGCAGCACGGGGATGCCCTTCTTCTCGGACATCTTGCGGCAGACCGCTTCCAGGTCGTCGCCGATGATGCCGACGATGCAGGTCGAGTAGACGAACGCGGCCTTGGGGGAGTGCCTGTCGATGAGCTCGTCAAGGGCGGCCTCCAGTTTCTTCTCGCCGCCGAAAATGACGTCCGTCTCCTGGAGGTCGGTGGAAAAGGAGAGCCTGTGGAGTTCAGGGCCGCTGGAGAGCGCCCCCCGGATGTCCCAGGTGTAGACCGCGCAGCCGATGGGGCCGTGCACCAGGTGCAGGGCGTCGGCTATGGGGTAAAGGACCACGCGGGAGCCGCAGAACACGCAGGCCCGCTGGCTGACCGCGCCCGCCAGGGATTCGCGGTTGCAGGCCATGTCGATGGCGCCTTCGCCGGACAGGTGGATCTGGTCCTTTCTTTCTTCTAGAATCGTGCTCATCTTACTTCCCCTGATGGGTTGTTACAGTCGGTTCCGCAGGCAGATAAGCCGCGTCCTCTCAAATCCCAGGTGCTCGTAGAAACCCAGAGCCGGGCCGTTTCCCGAATCCGCCAGCAGCTGAAGCCTCCCGGCCTCGTTGTCCGCCGCCCAGCGGGCCAGGTCCTCCAGGAGCCGGGCTCCGATGCCCTGGCCCCGCCGGTCCTCGCGAACGACAACGTCTTCGATGAGGACGGCGGGACCGCCTTCCGCCGTGGAGATCGTCAACTGCCCCGAACACATGCCGACCACAGTCCCGTCGGCGGCTTGGGCGGCCAGGATGCATCCCCGACCATTGTTCAGCATCATTTCCAGGCCGCGCCGCTGGTTGTCCCGATCGACGTCGAAGTCCTCCTCGATGGAGAACAGGTCCTCGAGCAGGTCAACCAGACCTTCGATGTCGGCGGCGGTTGCGGAGCGGATGATGACGGCTTCGGGCATGGGACTCTCGATTGCTAAGCCGCGAGGTAATCGGCGGCAGGCTCGCCCTCTTCCAGGGCGTCCAGAATTGCGTCGATGGCCTCTTCGGAGTCCACGCCCTTGAACCACCAGTTCTCGGGCTGAACGACCATGATCGGGCCGGATTCACACTGCTTCAGACAGCTGGTGGCCACCACCAGGGCATCGAGCCCGCGGTCCAGGATTTCCTCTTCCAGGTACTGGAGGAAACCGTCGGTCTGCTTGTGGCAGAGGCCTTTGGGTTCGCCGGCCGCCCTGAACGACTGGCAGACGATGATCATTTTTTCGGGAATTGCCATTTCACACTCTCCTTCTTCCTGTTTTAATCCTGGCTGTTCAAAATGGTTTGAGTGCGAGGCGCGAGGGAAAGACAGGGCCGCCGCGTATTCCGCATACGCAAGGACCCGGCTTTTCCGAAGCAACGCTGCAATCGAGCCGTTTTCAACTGCCTGCCTTGCATTTTTTTCCTTTTTTCCCGCCGCCGTAGAGCACGTCCACCGTGCCCTCGATGCTCCCGTCCGTGATCAGGACGGACAATCCCAGGCGGCTCAAAATTTGTCTGGGCTTGTCGCCCGCGCTGGACGTGAGCAGGACGAAACAGTCGCCGAGTGTCTCGGCCAGGGTCTCCCATCGTCTGGAGCCGGAGCCGGGCTCGGGCAGGTCGCGGCTCTCGATCAGGCATGCCAGGCCGTCTTCGCGCGGCCCGTAGATCATGGCCTTGATGGCGTGACCCAGGTGGAGATCGACATCCATGCCCGTGGAGGTGACCACGGCCACGTTGGGCCGTTCCATGGAGGGCTTGGGCAGCACGGTCACGGACGCGTCCTGCTTGTCGGGCCGGTCCAGGCCGACCAGCCCTTCGCCGCACTCCTTCCAGGAGGGCATGAGGTCCATGTGCCGGGCGGCCCGTTCGCGGACTTCGGCCATCAGCTCCGGGGACACGCGGTCGCCCTCGGCCGGGATGAACGGGACCACGGCCATGATGTCCGCGCCCAGCGTGGCCATGGCCGCGGCGATCTCTTCCACGTGCCCGGCGTTGCAGCCCGGGTAGACCGTGGTGTTGATCTTGACCACCAGCCCCGCCTTCTTCAGCGCGGTGAGGGCCCTGGCCTGCTCGTTGACCAGCAGCCGGGCGGCTTCGTCCAGCGGCACCGTCTTGGTGGAGGGGCGTATCCAGGCGTAGACCTTTTCCGCGATCTCCGGATTGACGGCGTCCACCAGCAGGGTGACGTGGGACAGGCCGAGCTCGGCCAGTTCATCGGCGTGATCCGCCGCGTTGAGGCCCAGGGTGGTCAGGCAGAGCCCGATTCCCGGATGCTGCTGCCGGATCAGGCGCAGGGTCCGCAGACTCGGGCCGGGCACGGCCAGGGGATCGCCGGGGCCGGTGATGCCCACCAGGGAGATGGGCTTGCCCTGCCCGACGACGTGGTCCAGCCACCTGAGCGCCTCTTCGGGCGTGATTGCGGGCTTGGACTTCCCGCTGTCCGCGAAACGGGTACGGGCGTTGGAGCGCGGGGCCACGGGCAGGTGCAGACGGCCGTAGGTCTTGCGCGCAGCAACGGCAAAGCAGGGATGGGATTCGTATGTGATGGCCTGTGTCATGGCTGCCCTTGGGGTTGGGGTGGAGCCCGGGACAGAGGGGGAAGGTCTCTGCCCCGGGCCTGGTATGAATGCTACAGGACGAGTTCGAACTGCGTTTCCGGATCGTCGCGGTCCTTGCGATCCAGCAGCAGGCCGAGGATCATTTCCAGAAGCCTCAGGCCGCCCTTGTAGCCGACTGTCGGGAAGTACTGATGACCCTGGCGGTCGAGGATGGGGAAACCCCACCGCAGCAGCGGGATGTCCTCGTCGCGGGAGATGTACTTGC belongs to Pseudodesulfovibrio portus and includes:
- a CDS encoding GNAT family N-acetyltransferase, yielding MPEAVIIRSATAADIEGLVDLLEDLFSIEEDFDVDRDNQRRGLEMMLNNGRGCILAAQAADGTVVGMCSGQLTISTAEGGPAVLIEDVVVREDRRGQGIGARLLEDLARWAADNEAGRLQLLADSGNGPALGFYEHLGFERTRLICLRNRL
- a CDS encoding (2Fe-2S) ferredoxin domain-containing protein; translated protein: MAIPEKMIIVCQSFRAAGEPKGLCHKQTDGFLQYLEEEILDRGLDALVVATSCLKQCESGPIMVVQPENWWFKGVDSEEAIDAILDALEEGEPAADYLAA
- a CDS encoding radical SAM protein; translation: MTQAITYESHPCFAVAARKTYGRLHLPVAPRSNARTRFADSGKSKPAITPEEALRWLDHVVGQGKPISLVGITGPGDPLAVPGPSLRTLRLIRQQHPGIGLCLTTLGLNAADHADELAELGLSHVTLLVDAVNPEIAEKVYAWIRPSTKTVPLDEAARLLVNEQARALTALKKAGLVVKINTTVYPGCNAGHVEEIAAAMATLGADIMAVVPFIPAEGDRVSPELMAEVRERAARHMDLMPSWKECGEGLVGLDRPDKQDASVTVLPKPSMERPNVAVVTSTGMDVDLHLGHAIKAMIYGPREDGLACLIESRDLPEPGSGSRRWETLAETLGDCFVLLTSSAGDKPRQILSRLGLSVLITDGSIEGTVDVLYGGGKKGKKCKAGS